In Deinococcus sedimenti, a genomic segment contains:
- a CDS encoding DUF11 domain-containing protein: protein MRKTLLTLLLLTAGAAGAAGTPAGTTISNVALLDLNDGTTSVTGITSNTVNINVQQVYSLSITPDGTTDAPGQTTTALPGQTATLTYTVTNTGNGTDSINLAALAANATAQGSNIVGIYLDSTTGTVGSYDAGDTLVTSLANVPADGSRTVFVRYTVPTGTTGGAAAAAAHQLNLSGTSVGDTTKTDTNNVGQITVGRVVDLSLTSTQTKAVAAGASVTFTDRLTNTGNTPLTAAEITATVTPTTTNGAAIPNTFGVTYTVVGPKGSVTNTDLETAINAAIGTAATDTLAAGANLDITVTVTPDATAGLNSGAKDGDTLALRLEAYAPLVSSGATILNNAAQGDPQGIITNTTTVQRGVGSASKKVALCTTSTTCPAIGAAGTAAISAKPGDYVVYYLTASNTGTGKLYNIRLKDALPSNFVPTTLGAATSMTGGTIKYSVNGTTWTSDVTTLGTITGGSSTVYVAYENGGSATVIDQNDTFDGGKTLQVKIVGYLRNTGSSASGAVGNTVTFDSAGLNP, encoded by the coding sequence ATGCGTAAAACCCTCCTGACCCTCCTGCTCCTCACGGCCGGCGCGGCCGGCGCGGCCGGCACCCCCGCCGGCACGACCATCAGCAACGTCGCCCTGCTGGATCTGAACGACGGCACCACTTCCGTTACCGGCATCACCTCGAACACCGTGAACATCAACGTGCAGCAGGTGTACAGCCTCAGCATCACGCCAGACGGCACCACCGACGCGCCCGGCCAGACCACCACCGCGCTGCCCGGCCAGACCGCCACCCTCACCTACACCGTCACCAACACCGGCAACGGCACGGACAGCATCAACCTCGCCGCCCTGGCCGCCAACGCCACCGCGCAGGGCAGCAACATCGTCGGCATCTACCTCGACTCGACCACCGGCACCGTCGGCAGCTACGACGCGGGCGACACCCTCGTCACCAGCCTGGCGAACGTGCCCGCCGACGGCTCCCGCACCGTCTTCGTACGCTACACCGTGCCCACGGGCACCACCGGGGGCGCTGCCGCCGCCGCCGCGCACCAGCTCAACCTCAGCGGAACCAGCGTGGGCGACACCACCAAGACCGACACCAACAACGTCGGGCAGATCACGGTGGGCCGCGTGGTGGACCTGAGCCTGACCAGCACCCAGACCAAAGCCGTCGCGGCCGGCGCGTCCGTCACGTTCACCGACCGCCTGACCAACACCGGCAACACGCCCCTGACCGCCGCTGAGATCACCGCGACCGTGACCCCCACCACCACCAACGGCGCGGCCATCCCGAACACGTTCGGCGTGACCTACACCGTGGTCGGACCCAAGGGCAGCGTCACGAACACCGACCTCGAAACGGCCATCAACGCCGCCATCGGCACCGCCGCCACGGACACGCTCGCCGCCGGCGCCAACCTCGACATCACGGTCACCGTCACGCCCGACGCGACCGCCGGCCTGAACAGCGGCGCCAAGGACGGCGACACGCTCGCCCTGCGGCTCGAAGCGTACGCTCCACTCGTCAGCAGCGGCGCGACCATCCTCAACAACGCCGCGCAGGGCGACCCGCAGGGCATCATCACGAACACCACCACCGTGCAGCGCGGCGTGGGCAGCGCCAGCAAGAAAGTCGCCCTGTGCACCACCTCCACGACCTGCCCCGCGATCGGCGCGGCCGGCACCGCCGCCATCAGCGCCAAACCCGGCGACTACGTCGTGTACTACCTGACCGCCAGCAACACCGGCACCGGCAAGCTGTACAACATCCGGCTCAAGGACGCCCTGCCGAGCAACTTCGTCCCCACCACCCTCGGCGCGGCCACCTCCATGACCGGCGGAACGATCAAGTACAGCGTCAACGGCACGACCTGGACGTCGGACGTCACCACGCTCGGCACCATCACCGGCGGCAGCAGCACCGTCTACGTCGCCTACGAGAACGGCGGCAGCGCCACGGTGATCGACCAGAACGACACCTTCGACGGCGGCAAGACCCTGCAGGTCAAGATCGTCGGCTACCTGCGCAACACCGGCAGCAGCGCCAGTGGCGCCGTCGGCAACACGGTCACGTTCGACTCGGCCGGCCTGAACCCCTGA
- a CDS encoding response regulator transcription factor: protein MIRLVLADNQRLFREALTTLLNLQPDLSVIREVACGADALAAVHDVRPDILLADIEMPGLSGLDVAEQLQRTAPATRVVLLTTFGHVTYRERALQAQVSGYLLKDTPARELATALRQVHAGLIVMTAPPHGSGQPCPLTPRERDVLRLAETGTATQDIAAATGLRAGTVRNHLSEIIGKLGVRNRVEAARRARMEGWL from the coding sequence TGGCTGATAACCAGCGGCTCTTCCGGGAGGCGCTGACGACCCTGCTGAACCTCCAGCCGGACCTGAGCGTGATCCGGGAGGTCGCGTGCGGCGCTGACGCCCTCGCGGCCGTTCATGACGTGCGCCCGGACATCCTGCTGGCCGATATCGAGATGCCGGGCCTCAGTGGCCTGGACGTCGCCGAACAGCTGCAGCGGACGGCCCCGGCGACCCGCGTGGTGCTCCTGACGACCTTCGGTCACGTCACGTACCGCGAGAGGGCCCTGCAGGCGCAGGTCAGCGGATACCTGCTCAAGGACACGCCGGCCCGTGAGCTGGCGACGGCCCTGCGGCAGGTGCACGCCGGCCTGATCGTGATGACCGCACCGCCGCACGGGTCGGGCCAGCCCTGCCCGCTCACGCCGCGTGAACGGGACGTCCTGCGCCTCGCCGAGACCGGCACGGCGACGCAGGACATTGCGGCGGCGACCGGCCTGCGGGCCGGAACAGTCCGGAACCACCTGTCGGAGATCATCGGCAAGCTGGGCGTCAGGAACAGGGTGGAAGCGGCGCGCAGAGCCAGGATGGAGGGCTGGTTGTGA
- a CDS encoding sensor domain-containing diguanylate cyclase, producing MKGAPLPADEAARLLDLARYHVLDTEREEPFERITRLAARLLRTPVAIINFVDQYRQWGKAMVGVEDTEARREHSFCAWAIGSDEPFVVENAHADPRFHDNPMVTGDPRIHMYAGAPLVTNAGHRIGTLCVTDTCHHPMSADDLAALQDLAALAMQELELRRGRLDAARAADAQRLQAEELRRTLAHARVVDGISSLMDLDLPFGDALETAAALVSEAVGADFTAVLEWTGSEYSVKVPRTGQALTPEVHAAAEALRGGNQGVLGALGHLTSPQYIDDYARHPGALPALAAAGVSSVAYLPLGAGETRPLLLAARLGQNAVQGWRVPDRALLEVTARTVGHALRRQATLDQAQSQARQDALTGLFNRRAFDEDLGTTLPPATLLAVIDLDGLKSVNDQEGHAQGDKLLQVFAQALRAEVAAHGQVYRLGGDEFAVVSEEHVDTVLEWVDLAAGAAKQVVLSPVGASVGVASWAESGAPDTLLHLADTRMYDMKRRRQNRR from the coding sequence ATGAAAGGTGCGCCCCTGCCCGCTGACGAGGCCGCTCGACTGCTCGACCTCGCCCGGTACCACGTGCTCGACACCGAGCGTGAGGAACCGTTCGAGCGGATCACCCGCCTCGCCGCGCGCCTGCTGCGCACGCCCGTCGCCATCATCAACTTCGTCGACCAGTACCGCCAGTGGGGCAAGGCCATGGTAGGCGTCGAGGACACCGAGGCCCGCCGTGAGCATTCCTTCTGCGCCTGGGCGATCGGCAGTGACGAACCGTTCGTGGTGGAAAACGCCCACGCCGACCCCCGGTTCCATGACAACCCGATGGTGACCGGCGACCCGCGCATCCACATGTACGCCGGCGCCCCCCTGGTCACGAACGCCGGGCACCGCATCGGCACGCTGTGCGTCACGGACACCTGCCACCACCCGATGTCAGCCGACGATCTGGCGGCCCTGCAGGACCTCGCGGCGCTGGCCATGCAGGAACTGGAACTGCGCCGCGGCCGGCTCGACGCGGCCCGCGCCGCCGACGCGCAGCGCCTGCAGGCCGAGGAGCTGCGCCGCACGCTGGCGCACGCGCGGGTGGTGGACGGCATCAGCAGCCTGATGGACCTCGACCTGCCGTTCGGGGACGCCCTGGAGACCGCCGCCGCGCTGGTCAGCGAGGCAGTCGGCGCGGACTTCACGGCCGTGCTCGAGTGGACCGGCAGCGAGTACTCGGTGAAGGTGCCCCGCACCGGTCAGGCCCTCACACCCGAGGTGCACGCCGCCGCCGAGGCCCTGCGGGGCGGGAATCAGGGCGTGCTGGGCGCGCTGGGTCACCTGACCAGCCCCCAGTACATCGACGACTACGCCCGGCACCCGGGCGCCCTGCCTGCCCTGGCAGCAGCGGGCGTGTCCTCGGTGGCGTACCTGCCGCTGGGCGCCGGAGAGACCCGGCCGCTGCTGCTCGCCGCGCGACTGGGGCAGAACGCGGTGCAGGGATGGCGCGTTCCGGACCGGGCGCTGCTGGAAGTCACCGCCCGCACCGTCGGGCACGCCCTGCGGCGCCAGGCGACCCTGGACCAGGCCCAGTCCCAGGCCCGGCAGGACGCCCTGACCGGCCTGTTCAACCGCCGGGCCTTCGACGAGGACCTGGGGACCACGCTGCCGCCCGCCACGCTGCTGGCCGTCATCGACCTCGACGGTCTCAAGAGCGTGAACGATCAGGAGGGACACGCGCAGGGCGACAAACTGCTGCAGGTGTTCGCGCAGGCCCTGCGGGCCGAAGTGGCCGCCCACGGTCAGGTGTACCGCCTGGGTGGCGACGAGTTTGCCGTCGTCAGTGAAGAGCACGTGGATACGGTGCTGGAATGGGTCGATCTCGCGGCCGGCGCGGCCAAGCAGGTGGTCCTGTCCCCCGTGGGGGCCAGTGTCGGCGTGGCCAGCTGGGCGGAAAGTGGCGCGCCCGACACGCTGCTCCACCTCGCAGACACCCGCATGTACGACATGAAGCGCCGCCGGCAGAACCGCCGCTGA
- a CDS encoding HD domain-containing phosphohydrolase gives MTHSGTARRTPMAAEGLADRIVHLTQVALCAPDLPSGIEPTLDVLIQDTAAVGSAYFHLEAQDLTFRVRAAAGALPDGPAMQAIVTHGLPAGLPLLQALRDSPVPLYFEDTGASPVSAGFPELGVASLAAAPVRAASGELLGAFLMHTFVPHEWHPDERRLFRSIGATLATLGGRLTAERQAHTAREAALRALGLALEARDQETQGHTDRVTALTVRLAERLGWTGEHLQALRWGAYLHDVGKIAIPDRILLKRGSLTLSERQAMQRHVPEGLRFAQALGFLPPVALHVIQDHHEQWSGRGYPHGRRGTDISEAGRIFALCDVYDALTSTRPYKAAWSAQEAVAELQAQAGRHFDPDLLPVFLDLLAEGTTAQPTETGASTGGPGHAPRRADRR, from the coding sequence ATGACGCACTCCGGGACGGCCCGCCGCACACCGATGGCCGCCGAGGGCCTCGCCGACCGCATCGTGCACCTCACCCAGGTGGCCCTGTGCGCGCCCGACCTGCCCAGCGGCATCGAACCGACCCTCGACGTGCTGATCCAGGACACCGCCGCCGTCGGCAGCGCGTACTTTCACCTGGAAGCGCAGGACCTGACCTTCCGCGTGCGCGCCGCCGCCGGCGCCCTGCCCGACGGCCCCGCCATGCAGGCCATCGTCACCCACGGCCTCCCCGCCGGCCTGCCGCTCCTTCAGGCGCTGCGGGACAGTCCGGTGCCGCTCTACTTCGAGGACACCGGCGCGTCGCCGGTCTCAGCCGGTTTTCCTGAACTCGGTGTCGCCAGTCTCGCCGCCGCGCCGGTCCGCGCCGCCAGCGGCGAACTGCTCGGCGCGTTCCTGATGCACACGTTCGTGCCGCACGAGTGGCACCCGGACGAACGGCGCCTCTTCCGCAGCATCGGCGCGACCCTCGCCACCCTCGGCGGTCGCCTGACCGCCGAGCGGCAGGCCCACACGGCGCGCGAGGCGGCCCTGCGGGCGCTCGGCCTGGCCCTCGAGGCGCGCGACCAGGAAACGCAGGGCCACACCGACCGCGTCACGGCCCTGACCGTCCGCCTCGCTGAACGCCTCGGCTGGACCGGCGAGCACCTGCAGGCGCTGCGCTGGGGCGCGTACCTGCACGACGTCGGCAAGATCGCCATTCCGGACCGCATCCTGCTCAAGCGCGGCTCACTGACGCTGAGCGAGCGGCAGGCCATGCAGCGACACGTACCGGAAGGCCTGCGGTTCGCTCAGGCGCTCGGGTTTCTGCCCCCCGTGGCCCTGCACGTGATTCAGGATCACCACGAGCAGTGGAGCGGCCGCGGCTACCCGCACGGCCGGCGCGGCACCGACATCAGCGAGGCGGGCCGCATCTTCGCCCTGTGCGACGTGTACGACGCCCTGACCAGCACGCGGCCCTACAAGGCCGCCTGGAGCGCCCAGGAGGCGGTCGCGGAACTGCAGGCGCAGGCCGGCCGGCACTTCGACCCGGACCTGCTGCCCGTGTTCCTGGACCTGCTGGCCGAGGGGACCACCGCGCAGCCCACAGAGACGGGAGCGTCGACCGGCGGGCCGGGTCACGCCCCCCGCCGCGCTGACCGGCGCTGA